The DNA sequence GGGGATCCTGGGCGCGATCAACGCCGAGGACCGCACCGTCGCCGGCGCGGTCGCCGCTGTGCTGCCGCAGGTGGCACGGGCGGTCGACTACGCGGTGGAGGCACTGCGGGCCGGTGGCCGGGTGCACTACGTCGGCGCGGGGACATCGGGTCGTCTCGCCACGCTGGACGCGGCCGAACTGGTGCCGACGTTCAACGTGCCGGGTGACTGGTTCATCGCGCATCACGCCGGCGGCGAGCGCGCTCTGCGCCAAGCCGTCGAAAACGCGGAGGACGACGACGGGGCCGGCGCGGCCGAGATGGCCGCCATGGTCCAGCCGGGTGACTTCGTGCTGGGGCTGACGGCGTCGGGCAGGACGCCGTACGTCTTGGGCGCGCTGCTCGCCGCCCAGCGCCAGGGCGCTCACACCGGCCTCGTGTCGGGCAACGCGAAGGCCGCCAAGCCGCCGGGCGTCGATGTGCTCATCGCCGTCGACACCGGGCCGGAGGCGATCGCCGGCTCGACCCGGATGAAGGCGGGCACGGCGCAGAAGATGATCCTCACGTCGTTCTCGACGGCGACGATGATCAAGCTCGGCCGGACCTACTCCAACCTGATGGTCAGCATGCGGGCCACCAACGCGAAGCTGCGCGGCCGGACCATCCGCATCCTGCAGGAAGCCACCGGCATGACGATGGCGGACTGCTCCGACGCGCTCACCGAGGCCGGGGGCGACCTCAAGGTGGCGCTGGTGCACCTGCTGTCCGGGGTGGACGTCACGAGCGCGGCGAAGGCGCTCCACACGTCCGGCGGGCACGTCCGCAAGGCTCTTGACTTGGTGAGGGCGCGCGCCAGCTAGCACGCGGTTAGGGGCTTCCGGGTGGCGGAGCCCCCGGCCCGAGGCGAACCCTCGGCTGTCACAGACTGATTGCCGTTCATCTGTTCACCTGTCTAACCTCTCAGATGAGAGTGAAGGCGGTGGCGATGGGTGGCACGATCGAAACGACCGGTTCACGGCTTTCCCGCCGTGAATGGGTCTCCGTGGGCGGGATGGCCGGGTTCATCCTGCTGCTGAACGTCGTGGGCTGGGTGGTGCTGGCGGCTTTCGTCGCACCCCAGCACTACGCGTTGGGGACGTCCGGCGTGTTCGGGATCGGGCTGGGCGTCACGGCGTTCACGCTCGGCATGCGGCACGCCTTCGACGCCGATCACATCGCCGCGATCGACAACACCACCCGCAAGCTGATGGCCGACGGCCAGCGGCCGCTGTCGGTCGGTTTCTGGTTCTCGCTCGGGCACTCGACGATCGTCTTCGTGCTGTGCCTGCTGCTCTCCCTCGGCGTCCGGGCGCTGGCCGGGCAGGTCGAGGACGACGGGTCGGCGCTGCACAAGACCACCGGCCTCATCGGAACGTCGGTGTCCGGCGTGTTCCTGTACGTGATCGCGATCCTCAACCTCGTGGTGCTCGTCGGCATCCTGCGGGTCTTCAAGCGGATGCGCCGCGGCGAGTTCGACGAGGCCGCGCTGGAGCACCAGCTGGACAACCGGGGCCTGATGAACCGGCTGCTGCGCGGGGCGACGAAAGCCGTGCGCAAGCCGTGGCACATCTACCCCGTCGGCCTGCTGTTCGGGCTGGGCTTCGACACCGCGACGGAGATCGGCCTGCTGGTGCTGGCCGCGGGCGCCGCGACGTTCGCCCTGCCCTGGTACGCGATCCTCGTGCTGCCGATCCTGTTCGCGGCCGGGATGAGCCTGTTCGACACCGTGGACGGCTGTTTCATGAACTTCGCCTACGGCTGGGCGTTCGCGAAGCCGGTGCGCAAGATCTTCTACAACCTCACGGTGACGGCCCTGTCGGTCGCCGTCGCGCTGCTGATCGGCACGATCGAATTGGTGTCGATCCTCGCCGAGAAGCTCGACATCACGTCCGGGCCGCTGGCCGCGATCGCGTCGGTCGACCTGGACTACGTCGGGTTCGGGATCGTCGGGTTGTTCGTGCTCACCTGGGTGATCGCACTGGCGGTGTGGCGGTTCGGGCGGATCGAGGAGAAGTGGTCCGCGAAGCTGGGGTGACGCCCAGCGCGAGCGCGGCCAGGGCGGCGAGCGCGCCGGCCGGGCCGACCCACGCCGGGCCCGCTTCGGCGAGGACGACGCCGCCGAGCACCGAGCCGAGCGCGCCGCCGACGTAGATCGCCGAGCCGTTGACGCCCAGTGCGACGGTCGGGACGTCCGGCGCGATCGTGAACAGCCGGTGCTGCTGCGGCACCATCATCATCCCGCCGAACGCGCCGGCGAACAGCGCGAGCAGCAACGCCCCGGGCAGCGTCAGCACGGCGAGATCCAGCACGGCGAGCACGACGGCGGTGCCGGCCAGCGAAAGCGCGAGGACCCGTGCCGGGCCGAGGCGGTCGGTGGCGCGGCCGGTGAACGTCGTCCCGGCGAGCTGGCCGAGCCCGAACCCGACCAGCACCCACGACAGCACCGCGCCGGTCGCGACCGGCGCGACCAGCACCGGCAGGTAGACGAACACGGTGAACCCGGCGAGCGTGCCGAAGACCGTCACCACCAGGACGCGGGCGACCGCCGGCCGCACGACGACGGCGAGGCGTTCGCGCAGCCCGGCGGCGGGCACGCGGACCTCGGGGATGATCGGGATCAGGGCCGCGACGACGACCGCGACCACGCCGATCCCCCACATCACCGCGCGCCAGCCGAACCAGTGCCCGGCGAGCACGCCGATCGGGACGCCGAGCACCATCGACACGCTCATCCCGGCGGCGACCGTGGACAGCGCCCGCCCTCGGCGTTCTTCGGACGAGAGCGCCCCGGCGAGGACGTAGGCGTTGGACTGGAACGCGGCCGCGCCGACCGCCGCGAGCAGCCGGGCCGCGGCGACCACCGCGAACGACGTCCCGAGCGCCTGCCCGGCCATGCCCACGGTGAACAGCGCCATGCCGCCGGCCAGCACCCACCGGCGGTCCCAGGTGCCGGTGAACGCGGCGATGAGCGGCGACGCGACCGCGTACGTCAGGGCGAAGACGGTGGTGAGCTGGCCCGCGACGGACTCCGTCACGTGCAGGTCGGCGGCGATGGTGGGCAGCAGGCCGTTGAGCACGAACCCGTCGGTGCCGACGGTGAACGTGCCGACCGCGAGGACGAGCAGGATCCCCAGCCGATCATTAGATGATCGTCGAATCGTCATACGGTCATGATGGAGCTATACTTCGATCGTTGTCAAACGATCCAACTGTTGGGAGGCCGCGGTGGCCAGGACGCTGCCTCAGCCGGCGCGCGAGGCGATCGAGATCGTGACGGTGCTGCAGGCGCTCGCCGATCCGGTGCGCCTGGAGGTCATCCGCGAACTGTCGACGGTGACGGAGCCGCGCAGCTGCTCGCTCGAGGCGTACGACGTCGACATCACGGCGGCGACGCTGTCGCACCACTGGCGCGTACTGCGCGAAGCCGGGTTGACGACGACGTTCGTCGACGGACGCCGGCGCTGGGTCGAACTACGGCGTGACGACCTGCAGGCGCGGTTCCCCGGCCTGCTGGACGCCGTGCTTGCTTAAGCTGTGCTGGCTTAAGAAGCCGCGTCCGAGATGCTCTTCGCCTCGCGCGCACCGGCTTCGAACGCTTCGCAGTTGAAGAGCAGCCACGCGCGTACGCCCTCCGACGTCCCGCTCGCGAATCCTTCCGCCGCTTCGAGATAACGCGGCACGCGACGGAAGAACGCGACCTCCGGAATGCTCAACGCCTTCGGGTCGAGGCCTGTCGCGACCATCGTCAGCCGCGCCGCGGCCCGCGCCACGACGCCGTCCGCGCTGCCGAAAGGCTTGAGCGCCAACAGTTCCCCGTGCACGACGGCCGTCAGGACCGGGCCCGGCACCGAGGTCGCGCCGGTGACCAGCTGGGCCAGCATCTCCAAGCGGCCACCGCCAGAATGCGGGCGCCCCAACGCATCCGGGTCGCTGACGAGGTCCGCCGCGGCGAGAACGTGCATGCGTGCCAACGCTTGCATGGGCGCGCGGCGCCACGTCGGCAGCAGGGTCTCCAGCGTCTCGGCGACGCGCAGCGCGCCCGCCAGCACCGGGTCCGTGACCCCGCCGTCGGCCGGCAGTTCCGGATTGGCGCCTTCGATCCCCGCCGACGCGCGCGCCGCGCGGACGGACGCTTCGGCCGCGGTCGCCGCGCCGCCACGGAGGTTCGCCGGGAGGCGGTGCACCGCGAACACGGCGTCCTGCGCGGATTTCGCCGCCGCCGCCACACCTTCGAGGTCCAGCAGGGGCTTCAGCGGGTCGCTCATGCGTCGAGAACCTGTCCTTCGCGTTTGACCACGGGCGGCAGCACCGACCACGGGAAGTTGATCCACTTGTCGGTGCGGCGCCAGGCGTACTCGCACTTGACCGTCGAATGCGGCTTCTCGTAGACGACGGCCGAGCGCACCTCGGCGACGTGGTCGAGGCAGTAGTCGCGGACGAGCTTGAGGGTGGCGCCGGTGTCGGCGACGTCGTCGGCGATCAGCACCTTCTTGCTCGTGAGGTCGACGGCGTTCGGCACCGGCGGCAGCATCACCGGCAGGTCGAGGCGCTGGTCGACGCCGGTGTAGAACTCGACGTTCATCACGTGCAGGTTCTTCACGTCGAGCGCGTACCCGAGCGAGCCGGCGACGAACAGGCCGCCGCGGGCGATGGAGAGGATGAGGTCGGGCGCGAAGCCGTCGTCGGCGATCGTGTGAGCCAGTTCACGCGCTGCCGTGCCGAACAGCTCCCAGCTCAGCTCTTCCCGCTCTTCGGCCATCGTTCGCGCCCTTCGATCGTGGTCGACCGAGCATAGGCAACGCCGAAGTGGCCTCCGGAAATGCTCCGAAATTGGCTATCACGAACGGCCAATGACGGCTTTACGGTGGTCCTGTGAGCGACTGGAGCACCCTGCCGACCCTGTCCGGCGAGCACGTCCGCCTGGAACCGCTGACGCCCGAGCACGCCAAGGGCCTGTTCGAGGCCGGCGCCGACCCGGGCATCTGGGCCTGGCTCAGCGTCCGGCAGCCCGCGGACGTCCCGGCCGCCGAACGGATGATCTCGGACGCGCTGGCCGAC is a window from the Amycolatopsis sp. NBC_00355 genome containing:
- a CDS encoding oxidoreductase, whose protein sequence is MSDPLKPLLDLEGVAAAAKSAQDAVFAVHRLPANLRGGAATAAEASVRAARASAGIEGANPELPADGGVTDPVLAGALRVAETLETLLPTWRRAPMQALARMHVLAAADLVSDPDALGRPHSGGGRLEMLAQLVTGATSVPGPVLTAVVHGELLALKPFGSADGVVARAAARLTMVATGLDPKALSIPEVAFFRRVPRYLEAAEGFASGTSEGVRAWLLFNCEAFEAGAREAKSISDAAS
- a CDS encoding N-acetylmuramic acid 6-phosphate etherase; this encodes MMTVPTQAVHVDSPTETRNPRTTDIDLMSTSGILGAINAEDRTVAGAVAAVLPQVARAVDYAVEALRAGGRVHYVGAGTSGRLATLDAAELVPTFNVPGDWFIAHHAGGERALRQAVENAEDDDGAGAAEMAAMVQPGDFVLGLTASGRTPYVLGALLAAQRQGAHTGLVSGNAKAAKPPGVDVLIAVDTGPEAIAGSTRMKAGTAQKMILTSFSTATMIKLGRTYSNLMVSMRATNAKLRGRTIRILQEATGMTMADCSDALTEAGGDLKVALVHLLSGVDVTSAAKALHTSGGHVRKALDLVRARAS
- a CDS encoding MFS transporter codes for the protein MTIRRSSNDRLGILLVLAVGTFTVGTDGFVLNGLLPTIAADLHVTESVAGQLTTVFALTYAVASPLIAAFTGTWDRRWVLAGGMALFTVGMAGQALGTSFAVVAAARLLAAVGAAAFQSNAYVLAGALSSEERRGRALSTVAAGMSVSMVLGVPIGVLAGHWFGWRAVMWGIGVVAVVVAALIPIIPEVRVPAAGLRERLAVVVRPAVARVLVVTVFGTLAGFTVFVYLPVLVAPVATGAVLSWVLVGFGLGQLAGTTFTGRATDRLGPARVLALSLAGTAVVLAVLDLAVLTLPGALLLALFAGAFGGMMMVPQQHRLFTIAPDVPTVALGVNGSAIYVGGALGSVLGGVVLAEAGPAWVGPAGALAALAALALGVTPASRTTSPRSARTATPPVRSPR
- a CDS encoding phosphoribosyltransferase, which gives rise to MAEEREELSWELFGTAARELAHTIADDGFAPDLILSIARGGLFVAGSLGYALDVKNLHVMNVEFYTGVDQRLDLPVMLPPVPNAVDLTSKKVLIADDVADTGATLKLVRDYCLDHVAEVRSAVVYEKPHSTVKCEYAWRRTDKWINFPWSVLPPVVKREGQVLDA
- a CDS encoding HoxN/HupN/NixA family nickel/cobalt transporter, translating into MGGTIETTGSRLSRREWVSVGGMAGFILLLNVVGWVVLAAFVAPQHYALGTSGVFGIGLGVTAFTLGMRHAFDADHIAAIDNTTRKLMADGQRPLSVGFWFSLGHSTIVFVLCLLLSLGVRALAGQVEDDGSALHKTTGLIGTSVSGVFLYVIAILNLVVLVGILRVFKRMRRGEFDEAALEHQLDNRGLMNRLLRGATKAVRKPWHIYPVGLLFGLGFDTATEIGLLVLAAGAATFALPWYAILVLPILFAAGMSLFDTVDGCFMNFAYGWAFAKPVRKIFYNLTVTALSVAVALLIGTIELVSILAEKLDITSGPLAAIASVDLDYVGFGIVGLFVLTWVIALAVWRFGRIEEKWSAKLG
- a CDS encoding ArsR/SmtB family transcription factor, with product MARTLPQPAREAIEIVTVLQALADPVRLEVIRELSTVTEPRSCSLEAYDVDITAATLSHHWRVLREAGLTTTFVDGRRRWVELRRDDLQARFPGLLDAVLA